In Chaetodon auriga isolate fChaAug3 chromosome 9, fChaAug3.hap1, whole genome shotgun sequence, the genomic window CATATGAGAAATTAGTGAAAATGAGATAAGACTCACATTTAAACCAAGAACAAAGAGTGCATTATTACTAGCTACAATATTTATTCATGCAATGAATAACTTTAAATATTCTAAGAAGAAacaatatcaataaatacaaaataaatatttctaaCTCCAAACAGCATACAGCCATAGATGTTACAAGTCATTTTGAGTCACTCTGCGgcctttttttaatctctcttTATAGTTGTTTTGCCtcattttgttgatgttttgtgtgtctttgcagtcATTTTGCGTCTTTATAGTTGTTTcgctctttgtggtcatttgatTGACTCTCCAACAAGAAATGTGGACAGTCATCTCACACAGAGGTTCTGATACTAACAAGGCAGCTACCCCTCACCTGTGCCTGGGATCCTGTGTCGTCCCTCTGGCCCCACCTCTGTCAACATCCCTTAAGAAGGATCCACAATTTAATTAGAATATCATTAATATGTGTTTTGCTTTCCATTGACCTGGAACAGGAGGGTATTCAGCAGTATGACTCCACTACCAGGGGACAAGCCAGCACGTGGTTTCAATATGCAGCAGCTCTACTTTTAATcaaggcaacacacacaaaaaacattcagtCCTGTTGTAATGTGATACTTGAGTGATCTCGCATGTCGTGACGCTTTGATTTGAACCATATGCAGTATGTACACAGAGAATATTTGTTGCGTGTCCAGAGAACTAACAGTGTTATTATGGCTTTTGAGGAAGAGAGATGATGTATTCCTACAAGCAGAGTAATACTGCAATATAACTTGAAGCGTCCAAATAAGCTCAGCGGTGACGTCAAGTGCGAATGAgactgtttgaaaaaaaaaacaaaactattccCAGTAACAGAACTCATTTAGAGCTATTCTAGGGTTTCGCTCTTTGGGGAGTATCTGGGTCTGTAGCCCAGTGTTTGAAATCCTGCTCAGTATCAAAATCCATATGCTTCACTGCTCCCTAtggaaggacacacacacataatcccGCACATACGCCTGCTTGCGTCGACATTTGCAgatttccacatgtgcacatgtaagTATGCAAAAAAATAGAAACTAAGTCATGAACCCAGCATGCATGTTACTCACACAtacgtctgcacacacactcacagagggaGTGAGGGCTATCTGTGGGCCCAGTCATGCTTCACCCATGCAGAGGTGTCCGTTAGCAGTGGGAGTTATCATTGGCCATGCTGGCTTATTCCTCTGCCAGAAGAGACCATGCCAAGAAATGAATGATAACAGAGCACAGCAATGACTGGCtcgcacagcagcagcacatgtaGACTCTGGCCGAGATGAAGGTATGATGAgaatatgtgcacatacatcatCGGGCTCTCCTCCTTTAGCCCTTTTACTAATGACATGTATATTTACATTCCATTAGCTCTGAAAGGGTAAACAGGATCGAGGAGGCCGCTCACTCAGAAGTAAAACCACATTTTTCTGATCTAATATCTTAAATGTTATTTGTTCCACTGTCaagctgcaaaatgaaaatgctcaTAGATGTAATAAGCATGGAGGGAAATTGATGATTTGTGTGATTGCCTGAGAGGTAGTCATAACTTTGAGCCATACGCTGTGGTATTTAATTTAAGTGATTGAATTTATTCACTGTAATGTTGTCATGTACTGCCAATAttgctgtctgtttgtgctggGGAAATGGGAAGGTGTAGTTGAAGGATTAGGATATTTTTATTTAAGGGttaactgttttcttttttccacaaaaatgcTCAAGAGCCTGATTAAACAAATGCTTCTCGAGAATTTCTGGAGAGCAACTGGATGGAACAAGGACTCAGAGAGAGGCCACACAGATTTTGGATTCAAACTAACAAAAACCTTGACtgtggaaaaatatgaaaaactcTAACACCAATCAATGCTGCACCGTAAAACAGGACAGTTTGGAGGGCGGTGTCCTTCTTTTGGCCCTTCCAACCCCATAAATACAATAACAGAAggattaaactgtgtgtttatctgctccaATGTAAGCTGCAATTGTTAACTACATTACTGTGTGAGGTTACAGATTATATAAAAATGACTCACGGTGCAGTGTTTTCCTAGTGCAGACGGTCCTGGATGCTATCAAAGTTAAAGCTAACGCGAGCaactctgtcctgctctttattgTGTTTCAGGAAGTTTAGCCTACACTCAGTTAAAAAATAGCCCACAAACAAGCCTGTTAGCTAAAAGCTGAACAGGGTTATGATTAAGGTTATAACAGATCTcacatttgttcttttcatCGCTCCTAACGTTAGCTGCACACCACCATGCTAACTTTTTCTCTGGGACATACATGTCTTTAGCATCAGCGTTTTAGCATCAGCGTTTTAGCATTGTATTTTGTCATGTTTAGACTTCTTTCGAaagtcagctggaaacattaaGAAGTCAGCTGGAGAGGGCGTTTTTATCTAATGGAGCTAACATTAGTGTAATTAGCTATGCTAGTGGCTACAGTCGCCACTTCAGCCGGCATAaactgtatactgtgtgtgacaGTAGAAAGCTAGCTACAAGCATGGCGATGGTGAGGGGGATGGAGCTTAATTAACTGTCCTCATTACAGTCCACGAGCAGACACTTGAACATCCTTAGAAGCCAATAAGAAATCTTTTCTTGTCTGTGCATGAACTGATGAAGGTCTAGACTGAAACACCATCAATAAAGGGATGGACACTGTCCAGGATTCTGCGCTGTCTTCAAGTCAAGATTCTCATTATAAAACAAGTCAGCTGGAAACAATAAAAAGTGAGGTTAAGAGAGCATTTCCCACCAACTCATGGAGTTTAGCTTAATTAGCAAACCACAGCAGATGACAGCGACAGCTGTCAGCaagaacaaaatacaaaaaaacagtaGCAAGCTATAAACCAAGACCTCACGTTTAtctgcctctgtctgaaatcaagagCCCAGTGTTTGAAAAGTACCTAGAATTGTAAGTGGTGAATGTGCCATCTTTGTAAACCGTAAAGGTGTTGTGTGAGGACGGAAAGCTTGTCAgccatagcaacagtaactaagggCAAGGACCCCTTGTCCTTGTAAGATCTACACAGCTCAATAAATAGAGCATTGACACAAACACTACGGGGAGACAATTATCTGAGCACGGTGGTGCGACGTGATGTTGAGATAAGGTACAGCTACATTCTGCATATGTGAGGCCCACAGTAAATGCGAGGTGCCACCGTGGGTGACTCTCATTCCAGCTCCGTGCTGAAATGGTAATGAATGAACAATGTTTATTATCAGACACGCCTGTTTTCAGAGTCAAAAACCTGTAGATGTTCTCATGAATATAGGTCTTTATGGTGGAAAGCAGCAAGGATCAGCTGCTCACAACCATTCAATTAAAACATGGTTGGTTTGCCCTTTAATGCTGAATTAAATTGACACAGACTTAACAGTTAGATgatatatttttcatttgagtttTGTCCGTGTGGTGATTTAATCGAAGATGTTTGTCAAGGCTGCAGATAAGATGTACAGGTGTCTGAGAATCTTTTTCATGTACCTGGTACGTTCTGGTTTCAAGGTTACCTTTGTCATAAAGATGCAACGTTATCTGGGGTTGGAGTGCATGTCAACACTGAATAAAAGCTTCCTGCGAATGCAGTGCGATGGTGTAATCtattattttcagcttttcagcttTTATAGCTGTGGATGACAGTCAGTGCGTGGTGAGCAGTCCTGTAATAAACCAAGCAGGATGCTGACCAGTCACTCTCCAcaggaaacacatgaagacGCAGACTGTTCTTTACCATGCCATGAAAAAATTATTGAGAAGAAAGCATCCAAACATATTTGAAATATAGACATACTGTGTCgagcagtttgttttccttttcttactTTTTCATCACAACTCAAACCCTGTGTATCGATTTATCTGAGCTAACAAGTAGCCCAATTTCCTAAAAATAATTACCCTGCGATCTCTGAAAAACCCAGAAGGCCATTTAAGAGAACTCACCACTGTTTGCTTCCCAGAATCCTTAAAAGCTCCTTTAACCCTTTGGATGAAAAAGGTCTGAGTTTGCAGCATCATAAAACAGACCTTTAACCCATTTCTCCAGCTGGGACTGTATTTCTTAATCCAGGTAGCCAGAAATGACACTTACATCCCTGCTGTCTTTgtaaaacacaagcaaaatattAATGATTTGtatgaaaatgtaatgaaacattaatatacacacatataacTGGTGATAGAATTTTTAATTTGAGCAAGCAGATAAGTCATTTTCAGCTGCCAGCTCTGTTTGGAAAGACCCAGCTTGAGAAGCAGGTTAAAATTCTTCTTTATGGTGCAGCAGACAGAACATTTTTTCATCCAGGTGGTTAGAGGAGTCCTCGAGGATTTTGTAAATACTTTCAGAACAGTGGTAACTGTTACTAAACAACCTGTCAAACATCTTTTTTGAAATATCACcgaatatactgtatatcttcTGGAAATTTGAACGCTCAGCTCTGTGAGTCAGAGGTAGGCCAACAAGTAGACccgatgtgtgtgtgcgtgcatgcatttCCAATTCTGTGTTTGTATGGAAAAGAGAGACCGAGTGGGTGCATGTGTTATTTCTGCCAGGCTTCACGCATTGAGTGGACAAACAATCTATTCCAATTAAAGCGAGCCGCAGCCTTGGTGACTGCAGCAGGGCTGTGCTCCATCGGATCACATCATCCTTTGAAAAACCACTAGATTGGCTGATTGTGGTTTGAAGGGAAACAGGGTCCTTCAGGAACAACCAGTGTGGGCTGGCAGCAGGGGGAGAGGTAGGGGTGGGTGGCAGGCTGACTCCAACTTAGTCCAGAAAGTTCCACAGAAAATAGTGTTACAGCTGAGGtcgagggaggagggaggaggcgccGGGAGGAGGCCAAGGCCATTAATCCTGGTTGTAGCCCCGGTTTACCGCTCTTACTGCATGTGGGGCGAGGAGGCAAATTAATTATGTGGCTGAGATTAATTAGGTGATGTTAAGGGAATCTGTGACTGTAAAACTTTAGAGGGCTGCACAGCTGACTAGACTAATGGGGCGTTCATGAACTCTTAATAGATGCTACTCCGATGTTGGGTGGTGTGTAAgcggagcagagagaaagagacagaaagaaaaatagagatGGAATCACTGAGAGCAGAGTGAGGATGTGTCCTTGCTGAAATAACTTCAGGATTTGGCGGCTCCCTCCAGGAGGACCTGCACTATTTAAGATCAAGTTTTACATGATTTCCACGTATGCAttgtttttccctcttgtttttcaaGCTACTATAatcaatataataatatattaacaatggattaAATGATGGTAATGTGAAAGTTGTTGTTCATGGAAAATccagtccagcagcagcaggcagctatttaaacaaacaaagctcTAAATACTGACTGTGAACAAGCACCAAAGTGTAGACAGATGAGTTTAGTGACTAGCTGGCAGCGGTGGAACCAGTATTCAGGTATTAATCTATTGTGTAAAAGTCACAATGGCTTAAAAGGACCCAATTGTATGcatccaaaatccaaaataagtaaaatgaaagaagcaaaatatacttaaggtctcaaaagtgaaagtacttatgacaaagaaaaatggcccctgtgactGATTGTTACATGACATCAGGCTGCATTCAGAATGACTTGAGACCCCTGAACGCATCCCTCTGCTCCAGTTTGAATCCCTGCTTCAATCCTTAGTATTGATCCAGCAGTGCATTTTACTGCGATAGCTGGTCGAAGGGGAACTGATTGTAATTACTTTGTATACAGCTCGGGAATTTAGTCCAGGGGTTCCCAAGCTGAGGGTCAGGTCCCCTCCgaagggtcacaagataaatctgggGAGTCATGAGAAGATTAATtggagaggaaagcagaaaaaaaaaactacattcTGCTACTCACATGTACACTCACATGATCTTCTatttaatctttgcttttttgtgaTATATGATTTTTTACTGCTGTTACTTAAATGATCTGAGAGGTTTAAAGGACAAATGTCTCTTTGGCGGATCTGCTAGCAGCTCACAGACAACAGAAATGTGATGACTACATATTGATTCTGCAAAATAATGTAATATGGAAGTAGAATTATGAACTAGCACGAATTGACGATAAAAACCTCAAAATTATACTTGAGGAAATGTACTTCCCAGCACTTATTTCcaaagatgtttatttttttgcctCTTGTTCTGAGGTGATTTTGCCCTCTGTGGTGTTGAGCTGAAAACAGGTTTATCTGGAAATTGCATCAGACTTTGTTTGACCCAGAGTAAGGTGACACCGACACCGCCTGCCGTATTCTTGATTCCAAGTAAAGTGCATTCCTGCAAGTTCCTCCAGATGTGACTGCTCTAACGGACCATCTGGAGACGTGGCACCTTCAAAGCAGCTCTAAAAGCAGAACATGCCATCTCTGTGTTATCGCTGCACATGCCAAGTGACGCAAGCAGCTGTCTAATAACCTTACAGCAGAGATCAGCACCCGCCTCGCACCACTCCTCCACATGCTGCCTTTACTCTTCATTTCCCCCTGACGTCTGCAGCCAAACCTGTCCTGCTGATAGCCGCTGATAGGCTTACTCAACACCATCACTatgaaaaacacatgtaaactGCAGGCGAAACTATTTCTGCTCTCTGAGGGCAAAAAGAATAAGCGAGATAGAAGAATATTGCTTTGGTCTGCATTTAAGGGCAATGAGGTTAACATCCTGTCTGCAAAGTCCCAGTAAGCCCCTGAGTAAATCTAGGCCACATTCAAATATGAAACAGCTACTGTAGGTTTTTTGGAGCTTAATGTCTTTGAGACggtgctgctgatgttttcaaaGTAGCAATAAGATTTGAATAAATAATCCCTCGCCTCTCTAAAAAAACTGAGTAAGAAGATCACACCCTTGGGCATAAACAACTTCTTCTTTTGATTTCTCATGGTTCGGATTGTGCTCGGATCTGAGTTTACCTATCTGCCCACTCTCAATTCTCTTATCCTAATTTATGATGCTAAAATTCACTCACCCACCCTGACAATAaaaggggtggaggaggaagagaattAAACAGAAAGACATTATGTCAGACAGTAGCTTCCATCAGTATTTTCTGCATTGTGAGCTTCCTTTGCTTAAGGTGACCAAACAAGAAATTCAAGACCGTTAATGTTGCACCATTGTTTTATGTGTACATGACAGACGGCACATATTCCAAATGGCCCTTCCTTAAATATAAATGTATTCTGAAACGGTGGGTGGGTGCAGAGATGGGTGCAgactacacacagacacatgctcgTACTTGTTAACTAAGTGGACATCATGACTTGAGTCGTCCTCTTATTCACTTGCTAAGATGAGAAGACAAActgcacagcagacagatgcataatggatgaataaaaatagaaaaaccaagaagaaaacatcagacatgctaaaaataaaatacatcttTATTATGGTATTAATTCTTCAGATTTTGAAAAAATTATTTACAATACACTGTAATGATTGGCAAATGTATGATGTGCACACAGCATTTATATAACCAGCTCTTACATAAAGAAACATCTGAGCAACAAAAGGAACAAACAGATATTCAGTACGGCTTGTGGCTGAAAGTGACTGAGAAAAATCATAGCAGCAGGTAAAGGTCCTTCAGAGCTCAAAATGCAGTTAGATGTTGATAATGTTGTATTATATGGAGCGAAACATGAAGCTATGACAATATTAAACTGCCTGGTAATTATCTTTATGTAACACATTAACTGGCAGAGTCTAAAGTCTGAATGTCATTATCAAACTCACAATAACTCGTCTGCTTTGATGAGACGAGCTgaacagcagtgacagacagtAAAATGCTTGTGTTTgacaatgaaaaggaaaaaacaagacaagcaCTAGCAGAGCATGTCATGAACTGTAGTCTGCCCTGATATTTGGCTCCATCATACTCCTGTAACAAATGTACTGGTACAAAAATAGATTTAGTTTAAATTTACATTAGCTTTGTCTCTTCATCTACATTGTTAGTGAGGAAAACAGGACAGCTCATGGGGATTATCCCCAGGCAACTCTACAGTGAACTACTGAGACTCAAACGTTCATTTCCAGTTGAATGTTCGGCCCACCAGCTCAAAGAACTTCTTGTTCGGTTCATGAAAGAACTGGTAGAGTTTCTGCAGGATGGCCGGCGCCACGTGAGGGTGAGCCCTGCCTTTTGAATCATGTAAACACCGTTCTCGCCCGTGGTCTCTCAAACAGTAGAatccttttgttttattgaagtAAAAATTTGAGGCATTTATCTGTGGTTCCAGCTTTAAGAATCTCTCCACCTTTTTCATCTCAGGGAAGGGGTCCCTGATCAACTCGTCCCCGTCAACAACGTGAATGCTCTCCAGTGGGAAGTATTTCAGCCAGTTCTGCATGTGAACATAGTACAGGCTGCGATTGAACGCCTTGTATCCCAGGTTGATCTCGCCGTCCTTCACCAGAACGGACTCGATGGGCTGGTAGCGCTTGTGCTTCTGGAGACGGTTGTAAAAAACCTGGGTGTAGTCCGACAGCACCCGCTCTGTGGGGTCTCTTAGAATGAGCAGCAGCTTGATGTCAGGGTTCATCTGATGGATGCGTTTGGGAACTTTGCTGGAAGTGAAGTAGGCCGGCGTCTTCTCCACCGTCAGCTGATCGGGAAAGGCGTAAGGCATCTGGCTGAGATACCAAGGCAGGCCCTTCTGGAAGTGACTCTCCCAGTCAAAGAAGTGCACCTCGTTCTGAGCCGCCGCCACTGCACTGTGCAGACTGAGCATCTCTATCAGAGCCCGCGTCCCCCCCTTCCTCACGCCAATAATTATAATCTGAGGAAGTTGTTGAAGGGTCCCGTTCGGGTGGCTGGTGGTCCCATTGTCGGCTGGTGATGAGGTTGGCGGAGAAGGTTGTCCCTCGTCGGCCACGGGCCTGGAGGGGATGGGGGGAGACTGCATTGCAAAAAGCAGCAGCCCGAGGAGCAAGGCTGCCATGAGGGAGGTCCTGACCCTGGAGGATTTCAGCCTGGCGAAAGCACCAAAACTGTATCCCACATTGAAAGAGCAGCTGCCTGAAGACAATGGTCCAATTGAAAAGCAAAAACCTGCCTCTTCTCTGCCAGCAGCAGTAACTGCAAGGgaagaaaacagctgtgatTAGAGGCTACCTGGTGGATATTTGGTGGAGAGACAAAACACCACTGGAAAATACCTGCAGGTACACAATCAAGCTCAGCGTCAGCATCTGCAACATCACAGTTTTATCACTCACAAGTTCAAAGGAGCAacatttgattgatttattaCTACTAACGTGATACGACTTTAAATTCCTCACATTAATTACCGGCAAGATAACAAACCAAAGACAATACCAACGTTTTTAGCAGGAAACATGTTATCAGCATATCAGTGTTATCAGTGTTTGTCTTAATTCACGCCCTTAAAACAAGCGTCATGTAACTGTAACACTACAATACATCCGATGCATGTATTTGGCATAGAAACACGTTGAAAATTgcttattttgaaagaaataaacTATGCATAAGCAGAGTTGATCAGGTTCTCTACAACTACAACAAAATCCCTACAACTACTGCTTTATAATCCAAAGtgataaaaataagaaatgggatgaaacactgaaaacatttgtcttAACAGATACAtgttgaagagaaaatgaatgcGAGCTCGGACATTTTTTACAGGCTTCAGGAAATAAACAGGTGTGCTGAATGCTCCAAATAAAAAGGCAGGACAAGAAAGCGGACAGAAACTAGAGGAAAATATGTGCGCGCACGCAAAAACCGCATGTTTTGCGGCTGCTGTCATGTTTTGGTACAGTTTATTTTTTGACATCAGTCTCATCTTGTCTACTTCGCTACCTTGCTCGCGCATCTAAGGAGAAATCCCCGGAGCGCCGTAGATCTCTTACCTTTTTAATTATAATCGTCCACTCGACAAAGATTTCATGTCGTGCAGCTTTTGCTCTCTATTCGCTGCAGCGATACTTCCAAAACCGCAGCCGTACGATCCAACCCTGCGCCGTCTCTGAGCTCCTTTCCGAGCGCGTAAAACTCGCCTGCGACCCGGGGCACAACTTCACCGGAGCGCCTCTTCTGTGCTGTGCTTCAGAGCCAGACTGTCCTCCCGGTTTTTGAGAGTCAGCTGTTGTATGAAAGCATACGCCTACATTACGCCTGCAGGAccacccctcacccccccccccccccccccccccccccctccccgtgACTCACGCTGTTGTAATGTTATGGTATTTGACAGAGATAACACTGCTGGAATGGGTGATATGTGAGGAGGAACTGAAGCAGGCGAGCCAGGTGTGACACTTCATGGCCACACGTGAGAGAATTTGGCCAAAGAACAAGGAAGAAAGTGCAGAATAAAACGACCCTGTGATGTGACGATGTGTCATACAGCAGAAAATTGCCCAATTTTTGAAGCTGAATTCTTTTGTGGCAATAGCTCCGATTAAAGAGTATTTACCAAGAAGcccaaaatattcaaataaagcAGTCTGAGTTGCTCTTTATAGAAATTTGTAGCCCATAGAGAGCCTGCGCCTTCTCAGGATTTGGATTGAAAAAGGCTATTCAGCGGAGCCTCTAGGAGTCCTCTCTTCACTCTTCGCTTTCAGGGGAAATCAATGAAAGAGACAGACCAGTTATTCATCCCTGgcattcttctcctcctttgtccACAGCGCAAGTGCATCTGTGGGTAGTCGTGGAGTCCAAGTTGCACAATCTCGCCACCTGTTGAGCtgcattttcttgtgtttttttttttttttaaatttggaCATGTTCAAATCCTCCGGTGACAGTGGATCCAAAATATTGCTCCAATCCAAACTGCAGATTTACTGATGTTGAATCAAAGCACTGTGGTGTTTCACAATGTCCTCTGAGTCATCTTTGAATGCACAGTCAGTGTGAGAAAGTTTGAGTTTGAGAGTTGATGAGTAAGTGGGACATCACTGATCAAATACCATGCCAGTTTGTGTCACTGTAGCCTTGCAGGCATGGGACAACAGTGAGACATCATGGAAGTATGACGGCAAGAAAGGGTGACAAAGTCTACATGATATGTTTAAGTGaataatcttttatttatttatctatatatTTTTGGTTGGGTGTAGAGTGATGTACAACCTGTTTCCCAAGCTGATATTCAGCCTAAAGCATGGAAGGCTTAAGGGCTTTGCAACTGAATATGGATGCATCTGATTTTACCCATGTTTGCAAAAATTTCTGCTGTGCAGGTCATTCAAACGAAGGCCATTacacacattaaagcaaagCTCCACCTATACGAGAGGGCTAGAAGCAGGTGGTTTGGTGCCACAGCAAAAGGTCAACCCCACTTAAATACATCCTTTCCTGCAGAGAGAATGCAAACGCATGTGCTTTACTTATTCAGCGTGCAAAGTATAAGTGCTGATACGGCCGAGAGTTTTCCCACAATGATTTTTAGATGCAGTTTAGTAATCCTCAGACTCTGCCTTCATGTCTCCCGGAGAACTGTGGAGTCGTGGAGCCCGCTCGTACAATATAATCCCGCTTTGAGGATCATCAGACGCGTCCGACCACATTAACATGACAATAGTACATATTCACAGACCGTAAATACCCTCAGTGCCACCTCAATGACTTCCCTGCACCCTCAGCTCCAAACAGGACGAAATAGCAACAAAAACCGTCCTGTGCTTTCATGGTGTCACGTCTGCTTCATATTTCATCTTCAAAGTGCTAAAAGCTAATTCTTATTAAAAACTTAGAAACAGATTTAATGACATTACGCAAATTAAGTGTTTTGCCCAGACGAGTCTCATTCACTTCTGATGTAAGTCAGACAAATCTTGCAGTGTTGCTACATGAAAGCATgcttgaaaacattttctttagCGCCTGTGCCAACTGTGTATGGCATTAAAAGCAGGTTTTATCTGGTGCTGGCAGGCTTAACAGATTCCAAATGGGTTCACAGATTGTTATGGGTAAATATATTATATGcgtgttctgtgtgtgtcacagctctGATACCAATCTGTCTtgtgaaaatacaataaaacctgaaaatgtgttttatgtatgttttaccTACTCACATAAGATATTTAATGCCACTACtatcatgtgttttttctggtAAACTCATGCATATGCGAACACAGAACTATAGTCCTATTTAGGATGAATTTATTGCTGTATAACACATCATTATACAGAAACAAAGTCATGCATGGAAGGCTTTAGGCATCAAATATTTCTATTAACAAAAGTATCACTGATCATTTTTTCATGGACACAGGCTGAGGCGGTAGAGCTTTGATATTCCTGCAGCCTCTGTAGCTGGCGTAACTTTAGGCGGTTcatattattgtttttcatCTACTTTCCCCACAAAACcattttcttattattagtTTTCGATACAACGCATAGGTACACCCTCCGGCTACAAATGGTAATGATGTTTTGGCTTTCATTCTCCAATTGAATATTCTTGAGTCAGAAATTagaatttcttttcttcttttttttattctatgttTGTggagtgaaaatgtattttttatattatgtttttttttgtctaaacaCCTGGGGAGGAACAACAGTTATTTTTCCACTCAGTGGCTATTATTTTCTATCGCTTAATTCCACAGTTTAATCATATGCAATGTGAATCAACACCCACCCGTGGCACACTGCAGGTCAGTGAGCTCCTTCTATGGCTTCAGATGTTTAATTAAACACTGTACTTTGTTCAAATGGGTTCACTGTATGGATCATTACTGCAATtatttatgatgatgatgatacaaAACGATGGCAAAAGTCACATAATTACacaaaatgaagctgatgacaCGTCTCTCGCTGTGACTGTCACAGAGGGGCGCTCATGAAAGCTACATCcagaaatatagaaaaaaatagctgcaagTTAATGGTATGCTACGCAGGAATTGTCAGTTATTGTTTCTAAGCACAATATTCAAAGTTGGCACCTCACCAGAAACGTACTGCTTGTACGTACGCTCCAAGCTACCACTGTGGGAATGTTACACTGCGGGGCTCAGGACGCagagcggtcgtccacttatcagaaggttgctggttcgatcTACATGtcaagtatccttgggcaa contains:
- the hs3st1 gene encoding heparan sulfate glucosamine 3-O-sulfotransferase 1, which codes for MAALLLGLLLFAMQSPPIPSRPVADEGQPSPPTSSPADNGTTSHPNGTLQQLPQIIIIGVRKGGTRALIEMLSLHSAVAAAQNEVHFFDWESHFQKGLPWYLSQMPYAFPDQLTVEKTPAYFTSSKVPKRIHQMNPDIKLLLILRDPTERVLSDYTQVFYNRLQKHKRYQPIESVLVKDGEINLGYKAFNRSLYYVHMQNWLKYFPLESIHVVDGDELIRDPFPEMKKVERFLKLEPQINASNFYFNKTKGFYCLRDHGRERCLHDSKGRAHPHVAPAILQKLYQFFHEPNKKFFELVGRTFNWK